From a region of the Phaseolus vulgaris cultivar G19833 chromosome 6, P. vulgaris v2.0, whole genome shotgun sequence genome:
- the LOC137832728 gene encoding heat shock 70 kDa protein, mitochondrial, whose amino-acid sequence MAAVLRSLRRRDVASATFSAYRSLTGSTKPAYVAQKWSCLARPFSSRPAGNDVIGIDLGTTNSCVSVMEGKNPKVIENSEGARTTPSVVAFNQKGELLVGTPAKRQAVTNPTNTVFGTKRLIGRRFDDPQTQKEMKMVPFKIVKAPNGDAWVEANGQQYSPSQIGAFVLTKMKETAEAYLGKSVSKAVITVPAYFNDAQRQATKDAGRIAGLDVQRIINEPTAAALSYGMNNKEGLIAVFDLGGGTFDVSILEISNGVFEVKATNGDTFLGGEDFDNALLDFLVNEFKRTESIDLSKDRLALQRLREAAEKAKIELSSTSQTEINLPFITADASGAKHLNITLTRSKFEALVNHLIERTKAPCKSCLKDANVSIKDVDEVLLVGGMTRVPKVQEVVLNIFGKSPSKGVNPDEAVAMGAAIQGGILRGDVKELLLLDVTPLSLGIETLGGIFTRLINRNTTIPTKKSQVFSTAADNQTQVGIKVLQGEREMASDNKMLGEFDLVGIPPAPRGLPQIEVTFDIDANGIVTVSAKDKSTGKEQQITIRSSGGLSEDEIEKMVKEAELHAQKDQERKTLIDIRNSADTTTYSIEKSLGEYREKIPSETAKEIEDAVSDLRKAMSGDNVDEIKSKLDAANKAVSKIGEHMSGGSSGGSSAGGSQGGGDQAPEAEYEEVKK is encoded by the exons ATGGCTGCCGTGCTCCGCTCTCTCCGCCGCCGCGATGTCGCCTCCGCCACCTTCTCTGCTTACCGCTCG TTGACGGGAAGCACTAAGCCAGCATATGTAGCTCAAAAGTGGTCTTGTTTGGCTCGACCATTCAG TTCGAGACCTGCTGGAAATGATGTCATTGGTATTGATTTAGGTACAACCAATTCATGTGTTTCCGTCATGGAAGGAAAG AACCCCAAAGTTATCGAGAATTCGGAGGGTGCTAGAACAACACCATCTGTGGTTGCTTTTAACCAGAAAGGGGAGCTGCTTGTTGGTACCCCAGCCAAACGTCAAGCCGTAACTAACCCGACAAACACTGTCTTTGGTACCAAGCGTCTAATAGGTAGACGCTTTGATGATCCTCAAACACAAAAAGAGATGAAAATGGTTCCGTTCAAGATTGTTAAGGCTCCAAATGGTGATGCGTGGGTTGAGGCTAATGGACAACAGTATTCTCCTAGCCAAATTGGTGCCTTTGTTCTCACCAAGATGAAGGAAACTGCTGAAGCTTATCTTGGAAAGTCAGTTTCGAAGGCGGTAATTACTGTACCGGCCTACTTCAATGATGCTCAGAGGCAGGCAACAAAAGATGCTGGTAGAATTGCAGGTCTTGATGTGCAGCGAATAATCAATGAACCCACTGCTGCTGCACTTTCTTACGGGATGAACAACAAGGAGGGTCTCATTGCTGTTTTTGACCTTGGAGGTGGAACATTTGATGTATCCATCTTAGAAATTTCGAATGGTGTGTTTGAG GTGAAAGCAACAAATGGTGACACTTTCTTGGGAGGAGAGGATTTTGACAATGCCTTGTTGGATTTTCTGGTGAACGAATTTAAAAGAACCGAGAGTATTGACCTTTCAAAGGACAGGCTTGCACTTCAGAGGCTTCGTGAAGCTGCTGAGAAAGCTAAGATAGAGCTGTCTTCAACATCTCAAACTGAGATCAACCTGCCTTTCATTACTGCTGATGCTTCTGGTGCTAAGCATCTGAACATAACATTGACTAGATCTAAGTTTGAGGCTTTGGTAAATCACTTGATCGAAAGGACCAAGGCACCCTGCAAAAGCTGCTTGAAGGATGCTAACGTCTCTATCAAGGATGTTGATGAGGTTCTTCTTGTTGGAGGGATGACTAGGGTACCTAAAGTCCAAGAGGTGGTTTTAAATATCTTTGGAAAATCTCCCAGTAAAGGAGTAAACCCTGATGAGGCAGTTGCCATGGGGGCGGCAATCCAAGGTGGTATCCTTCGTGGAGATGTTAAAGAGCTACTACTCCTGGATGTAACACCGCTTTCTCTGGGTATTGAGACTTTGGGTGGTATCTTTACTAGGTTGATCAACCGCAACACTACTATTCCCACTAAGAAGAGTCAG GTCTTTTCAACTGCAGCTGACAATCAAACTCAGGTAGGTATCAAGGTGCTACAAGGTGAGCGGGAAATGGCTTCAGACAACAAAATGCTTGGAGAATTTGACCTTGTTGGTATCCCTCCTGCTCCCAGAGGTCTTCCTCAGATTGAGGTCACGTTTGACATTGATGCCAATGGAATTGTTACCGTCTCTGCCAAAGATAAGTCTACTGGGAAAGAACAACAAATCACCATTCGGTCATCTGGCGGACTCTcggaagatgagattgaaaagaTGGTGAAAGAAGCAGAGTTGCATGCCCAGAAAGACCAAGAGAGAAAAACTCTCATTGACATTAGAAATAGTGCTGACACAACTACTTATAGCATCGAAAAGAGTTTAGGTGAATACAGAGAGAAGATTCCCAGTGAAACGGCCAAAGAAATTGAGGATGCAGTTTCGGATTTGAGAAAGGCGATGTCAGGGGATAATGTTGATGAAATTAAATCAAAGCTTGACGCTGCAAACAAAGCTGTATCCAAAATTGGGGAGCACATGTCGGGTGGTTCTAGTGGTGGTTCCTCAGCCGGTGGTTCACAGGGTGGTGGTGACCAGGCTCCAGAGGCAGAATATGAGGAGGTCAAGAAGTGA